One Brassica oleracea var. oleracea cultivar TO1000 chromosome C7, BOL, whole genome shotgun sequence genomic window carries:
- the LOC106305164 gene encoding epsin-1: MGTLWFGEIKKQASLFLHDKYNVARLVLTDVTETELLVEEVTNDDPSSPDAKTMTKIADASFNTVDYWRIVDVLHRKIGKGEGEMKKWREAYKAMVLLEFLLTHGPLHLPHDFLYDLDHIRFLSTFQYVDDKGFDWGAKVQKKADQIQTLLLGKEELREARLKALKITSQINGFGNSASFSAPSPPPSPASSSPLNSSGTTLTEREAVSESDSLIGDKDERNRTAGEETLISGICSKLAGLSPLKKLHGGRTAAGFHALSNVERVSSKCYDRRNSIGY; this comes from the exons ATGGGGACACTTTGGTTTGGAGAAATCAAGAAACAAGCGTCTTTGTTTCTTCATGACAAGTACAATGTTGCTAGACTTGTTCTCACCGATGTTACCGAAACTGAGCT GTTAGTAGAAGAAGTGACAAACGATGATCCTTCTTCTCCAGACGCTAAAACGATGACTAAAATAGCCGATGCATCGTTTAATACAGTGGATTACTGGAGAATTGTGGATGTTCTTCACAGAAA AATAGGAAAAGGGGAAGGAGAGATGAAGAAGTGGAGAGAAGCTTACAAGGCCATGGTGTTGTTGGAGTTCTTATTAACACATGGTCCTCTTCATTTGCCTCATGATTTTCTTTACGACTTGGATCATATTCGTTTCCTCTCAACCTTCCAATACGTTGACGACAAAGG ATTTGATTGGGGAGCTAAGGTACAGAAGAAGGCGGATCAGATTCAAACACTTCTTCTAGGAAAAGAAGAACTAAGAGAAGCTCGTCTTAAAGCTCTAAAGATCACCTCCCAAATCAATGGCTTCGGAAACTCCGCATCTTTCTCTGCTCCTTCTCCGCCTCCTTCACCGGCCTCATCCTCTCCTCTGAATAGCTCCGGTACAACTCTAACCGAAAGAGAGGCTGTATCCGAGTCAGATTCGTTGATCGGCGATAAAGACGAGAGGAACCGAACCGCCGGTGAAGAGACACTGATCAGCGGGATCTGCTCCAAGCTCGCCGGTCTCAGCCCTCTGAAGAAACTTCACGGAGGTCGTACGGCGGCCGGATTTCATGCTTTGTCGAACGTTGAGAGAGTTTCAAGTAAATGTTATGACCGCCGCAATTCTATTGGCTACTGA
- the LOC106305165 gene encoding putative protein phosphatase 2C-like protein 44: MGFWDFPFMQKAFRFERLVDGDVSRRKKKPFWLNPVSHGCYTIDRLSYIDRSPSADSVTVQREQQSEEELEVWFFAVSDAGTGREIVKYMQNHIFDNEPGVLRKCKEIMRRAYVEEERSSGSAASVTVVDGEKLAMASIGDHRVVICRDSEAYQLRAKSSTRKWSDFVFPVCYQGETDYESDSRDLELALVTEKISSDTEFIIIGSSGIWQVMKNQEAINLIRHMEDPQEAAKCLANEALNRISKSEISCIVIRFT; encoded by the exons ATGGGATTCTGGGATTTCCCTTTCATGCAAAAG GCGTTCCGGTTTGAACGACTAGTAGATGGGGATGTAAGTAGAAGGAAGAAGAAACCATTTTGGTTAAATCCGGTTTCTCACGGATGCTATACCATCGACCGGTTAAGCTATATCGACCGTTCACCGAGTGCAGATTCGGTTACAGTACAGAGAGAGCAACAGAGTGAAGAAGAGCTTGAAGTTTGGTTCTTTGCAGTGTCAGATGCTGGAACTGGGAGAGAGATTGTCAAGTATATGCAGAACCATATCTTCGATAATGAG CCTGGAGTTTTGAGAAAATGTAAAGAGATCATGAGAAGAGCGTACGTTGAGGAAGAGAGAAGCAGTGGCTCAGCTGCTTCGGTGACGGTGGTGGACGGTGAAAAGCTAGCTATGGCGAGTATCGGCGACCATAGAGTGGTGATTTGCAGAGACAGTGAGGCTTATCAACTCAGAGCTAAATCATCAACAAGAAAATGGTCGGATTTTGTTTTCCCAG TTTGTTACCAAGGAGAGACAGATTATGAATCAGATTCAAGAGATTTAGAGCTTGCTTTGGTTACAGAGAAGATTAGTTCAGATACAGAGTTCATCATTATTGGTAGCTCTGGGATTTGGCAG GTGATGAAAAATCAAGAAGCTATTAACCTAATCAGGCATATGGAAGATCCTCAAGAAGCTGCAAAATGTTTAGCCAACGAAGCTTTAAACAGGATTAGCAAAAGCGAAATTTCTTGTATCGTAATTAGGTTTACATAA
- the LOC106301573 gene encoding putative pentatricopeptide repeat-containing protein At3g23330, which yields MSSPSSKALIKTLIKNPTRIRSKHQAKQLHAQFLRTQSLSHTSASVVISIYTNLKLLHDALLLFHTLESPPVLAWKSVIRCFTDQSLFSRALSSFVDMRASGRCPDHNVFPSVLKSCTMMTDLKLGESVHGYIVRLGLDCDLYTCNALMNMYAKLQGMGSKISAGKVFDEMPQRIIDSETMSNALPSGIDSVRKVFELMPTKDVVSWNTIIAGYAQSGMYEDALRMVREMASEDIKPDAFTLSSVLPIFSEYVDVKRGKEIHGYVIRKGIDADVYIGSSLVDMYAKSARIEDSERVFSHLLRRDSISYNSLVAGYVQNGRYNEALKLFRQMVTAKVRPGPVAFSSVLPACAHLSTLHLGKQLHGYVLRGGYSDNIFIDSALVDMYSKCGSIKAARKIFDRMNVHDEVSWTAIIMGHALHGHGHEAVSLFEEMKQRGVKPNHVAFVAVLTACSHVGLVDEAWGYFNSMTEVYGLNHELEHYAAVADLLGRAEKLEEAYEFISNMRVEPTGSVWSTLLSSCSVHKNLELAEKVAEKIFAVDSENMGACVLMCNMYASNGRWKEMAKLRLRMKKLGMRKKPACSWIEFKDKTHGFVSGDRSHSSMERINEFLEAVMEQMEREGYVADTSGVLHDVDEEHKRELLFGHSERLAVAFGIINTEPGTTIRVTKNIRICRDCHVAIKFISKITEREIIVRDNSRFHHFNRGSCSCGDYW from the coding sequence GCCTCCGTCGTCATCTCCATCTACACCAACCTCAAACTCCTACACGACGCCTTGCTCCTTTTCCACACGCTCGAATCTCCTCCCGTCCTCGCATGGAAGTCCGTCATCAGATGCTTCACCGACCAGTCGCTCTTCTCTCGCGCATTGTCTTCCTTCGTCGATATGCGAGCTTCCGGGAGATGCCCTGATCACAATGTCTTCCCTTCTGTCCTGAAATCGTGTACGATGATGACGGATTTGAAGTTGGGTGAGTCTGTTCATGGGTATATTGTTAGGCTTGGGTTGGATTGCGATCTGTATACTTGCAATGCGCTTATGAATATGTATGCTAAGCTTCAAGGGATGGGTTCCAAGATTAGTGCAGGTAAGGTGTTCGATGAAATGCCTCAGAGAATAATAGATAGTGAAACTATGAGTAATGCTCTGCCTTCAGGGATAGATAGTGTGAGGAAAGTTTTTGAATTGATGCCTACAAAGGACGTGGTTTCCTGGAACACGATCATTGCAGGGTATGCACAAAGTGGAATGTATGAAGATGCTTTGAGGATGGTTAGGGAGATGGCAAGTGAGGATATAAAGCCTGATGCTTTCACTTTGTCTAGTGTTCTTCCGATTTTTTCAGAGTATGTTGATGTTAAAAGGGGAAAAGAGATTCATGGGTACGTGATTAGGAAAGGGATTGATGCTGACGTGTATATTGGGAGTAGCTTGGTTGATATGTATGCTAAAAGTGCTCGGATTGAAGATTCCGAAAGAGTGTTTTCTCACTTGTTGAGACGGGATAGTATCTCATATAACTCGCTTGTTGCCGGGTATGTACAGAACGGTAGATATAACGAGGCTCTCAAGTTATTCAGGCAAATGGTGACCGCAAAGGTTAGGCCGGGACCTGTGGCTTTCTCGAGCGTGTTGCCTGCTTGTGCTCACTTATCCACCTTGCACCTTGGGAAACAACTTCACGGGTATGTGTTGAGAGGTGGCTATAGCGATAACATATTCATAGATAGTGCGCTTGTGGATATGTACTCCAAATGTGGGAGCATTAAGGCTGCTAGGAAGATTTTTGACAGGATGAATGTGCATGACGAAGTTTCATGGACGGCTATTATAATGGGGCATGCGTTACATGGTCATGGGCATGAAGCAGTTTCCTTGTTCGAGGAAATGAAACAGAGAGGTGTGAAGCCAAATCATGTAGCGTTTGTTGCTGTACTAACTGCTTGTAGTCACGTTGGGTTGGTAGATGAGGCGTGGGGATATTTCAACAGCATGACTGAGGTATACGGTTTGAACCATGAGTTGGAACATTACGCAGCTGTAGCTGATCTTCTTGGCCGTGCAGAGAAGCTGGAAGAAGCGTATGAATTCATTTCAAACATGCGTGTTGAGCCTACGGGTAGCGTATGGTCTACGTTACTGTCTTCTTGCAGCGTTCACAAGAATCTTGAGCTAGCAGAGAAGGTTGCTGAAAAGATATTCGCTGTTGATTCTGAGAACATGGGAGCTTGTGTGCTGATGTGCAACATGTATGCATCTAACGGGAGATGGAAAGAGATGGCGAAACTGAGATTGAGAATGAAGAAGCTAGGAATGAGGAAAAAGCCAGCTTGTAGTTGGATCGAGTTCAAAGACAAGACTCATGGTTTTGTCTCAGGGGATAGATCGCATTCGAGTATGGAGAGAATCAACGAGTTTCTTGAAGCGGTAATGGAACAGATGGAGAGAGAAGGGTATGTTGCAGACACAAGCGGAGTGCTCCACGATGTGGATGAGGAGCATAAGAGGGAGCTTTTGTTTGGACACAGCGAGAGATTAGCTGTTGCGTTTGGTATCATCAACACAGAGCCTGGCACGACGATAAGGGTCACTAAGAACATAAGGATATGCAGGGATTGTCATGTTGCTATCAAGTTTATTTCGAAGATCACAGAGAGAGAGATTATCGTGAGGGATAATAGCAGATTCCATCATTTCAACCGTGGAAGCTGTTCTTGTGGAGACTATTGGTGA